In a single window of the bacterium genome:
- a CDS encoding fumarylacetoacetate hydrolase family protein yields MQRPTKILCLGRNYRAHAAELDNTVPESPMYFAKVPSSLLPHQGAICIPAGIGRVDHELELALVIGKRGARIPAEKAMEHVAGYTIANDVTAREMQREEQKKGKPWTLAKGIDTFCPIGPWLIPADLLPDPHRLAMELKVDGEVRQKGNTGEMVYKIPELIAYISRYMTLEPGDILLTGTPEGVSPLQPGNRVECSIEGLGTLENLVISGKGE; encoded by the coding sequence ATGCAGCGGCCGACCAAAATTCTATGTCTGGGCCGCAATTACCGGGCCCACGCCGCCGAGCTGGACAACACGGTTCCCGAGTCGCCGATGTATTTCGCCAAGGTGCCTTCCTCTCTGCTTCCCCATCAGGGCGCCATCTGCATTCCGGCGGGGATCGGCCGGGTGGATCACGAACTGGAGCTGGCGTTGGTGATCGGCAAGCGCGGTGCCCGCATCCCAGCGGAGAAAGCCATGGAGCATGTGGCCGGCTATACCATTGCCAACGACGTCACCGCGCGTGAGATGCAGCGCGAAGAGCAGAAAAAGGGCAAACCCTGGACCCTGGCCAAGGGGATCGACACTTTTTGCCCCATCGGGCCCTGGCTGATCCCGGCGGACCTCCTTCCGGATCCCCATCGGCTGGCGATGGAATTGAAAGTGGATGGCGAGGTGCGGCAGAAGGGCAATACCGGCGAGATGGTCTATAAAATTCCCGAATTGATCGCCTATATTTCGCGCTATATGACCCTCGAGCCCGGGGATATCCTGCTGACCGGCACCCCTGAGGGCGTCAGTCCGCTCCAGCCCGGAAACCGGGTGGAGTGCTCGATCGAGGGACTCGGCACCCTCGAGAATCTCGTGATTTCCGGAAAGGGGGAGTGA
- a CDS encoding uroporphyrinogen decarboxylase family protein has product MTGGFAPYSPNFGRLKTVLLGGKADRVPLMELGIDEGVMGQFIGRPLQTLGDKIEFYRLAGYDYIKLAPVINMNPGAAVPESGFRQSEATALDRARTWGTESKGIITTWEEFERFRWAEVTDAAFRWFDEAERTMPAEMRVIGQYGDIFTFTWEFMGFETFSYALVENPELVAALFDRIGSIIYALFERMAQYEVVGGLFYSDDIAYFSGLMISPATLRRYLFPWMRKIAALCQARNMPFLYHSDGKLWEVLDELIAVGVTTLQPIEPKAMEIREVKQKYGDRLGLVGSVDMDLLARGDPERIRETVRGLIEDVGRRGGYCVGSGNSIPNYIPLTNYRAMLEATWAFGQLSTQP; this is encoded by the coding sequence ATGACCGGCGGATTCGCGCCCTATTCACCCAATTTCGGCCGGCTGAAGACGGTCCTGTTGGGCGGCAAGGCCGATCGCGTGCCTCTCATGGAACTGGGCATCGATGAGGGAGTCATGGGGCAGTTCATCGGGCGGCCCCTCCAGACCCTCGGGGACAAGATCGAGTTTTACCGCCTCGCTGGTTACGATTATATCAAGCTCGCTCCGGTGATCAACATGAATCCGGGCGCCGCGGTGCCGGAGAGTGGCTTCCGCCAGTCCGAGGCTACCGCGCTGGACCGCGCCCGCACCTGGGGGACCGAAAGCAAGGGGATCATTACCACCTGGGAGGAGTTCGAGCGCTTTCGGTGGGCGGAGGTGACCGATGCCGCGTTCCGCTGGTTCGACGAAGCGGAGCGCACCATGCCCGCGGAGATGCGGGTGATTGGTCAGTATGGCGACATTTTCACCTTCACCTGGGAATTCATGGGCTTCGAAACCTTCAGTTACGCCCTGGTCGAGAACCCCGAACTGGTGGCTGCCCTCTTCGATCGGATCGGTTCGATCATCTATGCCCTCTTTGAGCGCATGGCGCAGTACGAGGTGGTCGGGGGGCTTTTTTACAGCGACGATATCGCCTACTTTTCGGGGTTGATGATTTCGCCGGCCACCCTGCGCCGCTATCTTTTTCCGTGGATGCGCAAGATCGCGGCGCTCTGCCAGGCCCGGAATATGCCCTTCCTCTACCACAGCGACGGCAAGCTCTGGGAGGTGCTGGATGAGCTGATCGCGGTGGGCGTGACCACGCTGCAGCCGATCGAGCCCAAGGCGATGGAAATTCGCGAGGTGAAGCAGAAATATGGCGATCGTCTCGGCCTGGTCGGCAGCGTCGATATGGATCTGCTCGCGCGCGGCGATCCGGAGCGGATCCGGGAGACCGTGCGCGGTCTGATCGAGGATGTCGGCCGGCGTGGCGGCTATTGTGTCGGCTCGGGCAACAGCATACCCAACTATATTCCGCTGACCAATTATCGTGCCATGCTCGAGGCCACCTGGGCGTTCGGGCAACTCTCGACGCAGCCTTGA